From Algoriphagus sp. NG3, the proteins below share one genomic window:
- a CDS encoding family 16 glycosylhydrolase, producing MKLFITSIVLLALASCSNSQDQDLGTDDDQQIEEPVTPETELGWKDIPVPAEAGENKVWEFQELSDDFHYQAPADGKSEEFLNKWDDFYHNQWAGPGLTEWRRNHSMVEDGLLQMIAARKPDSDKILLGCITSKTRVSYPVYVEAYAKVMNSTLASDVWLLSPDDTQEIDIVEAYGATYSESAQENTSWYAERIHVSHHVFVRNPFQDYQPTDSGSWYRDGTIWKEEFHRYGVYWKDPWHLEYYIDGKLVRTVSGKEMIDPKFYTNAEEPGNSAKDTRTGLSKEMDIIINVEDQTWRSSPASGLQSDTYTPTDSELAKTEDHTFIVDWIRVYKPVDKN from the coding sequence ATGAAGCTTTTTATTACATCAATAGTTTTATTGGCTTTGGCGTCTTGTTCCAATTCTCAGGACCAGGATTTGGGTACCGATGATGACCAGCAAATTGAAGAGCCAGTAACTCCGGAGACGGAGTTGGGCTGGAAGGATATTCCTGTACCTGCGGAAGCAGGAGAGAATAAGGTTTGGGAGTTTCAGGAGCTTTCTGATGACTTCCACTATCAGGCTCCAGCGGATGGGAAAAGTGAGGAGTTCCTTAACAAATGGGATGATTTTTACCACAACCAATGGGCTGGTCCTGGCCTTACGGAATGGAGGCGAAATCATTCCATGGTCGAGGATGGGCTCTTACAAATGATTGCTGCGCGCAAGCCAGATTCCGATAAGATTCTCTTAGGCTGTATCACCTCCAAGACAAGAGTGTCGTATCCCGTCTATGTGGAAGCTTATGCCAAGGTCATGAATTCCACGCTGGCATCTGATGTATGGCTGTTAAGCCCAGATGATACTCAGGAAATAGATATAGTAGAAGCGTATGGAGCAACATACTCCGAAAGTGCGCAGGAAAACACCAGCTGGTATGCTGAGCGAATACACGTTAGTCATCATGTATTTGTTAGGAACCCATTTCAGGATTATCAGCCTACGGATTCAGGTTCATGGTACAGGGATGGAACAATTTGGAAAGAGGAATTTCATCGATATGGCGTTTACTGGAAAGATCCTTGGCACTTGGAATATTATATTGATGGGAAGCTGGTACGAACCGTTTCTGGGAAAGAGATGATCGATCCCAAATTCTATACAAATGCAGAAGAGCCTGGCAACTCAGCCAAGGATACCAGAACAGGTCTAAGTAAGGAAATGGATATTATTATTAATGTAGAAGACCAAACTTGGAGATCAAGCCCTGCTTCCGGCCTGCAATCAGACACTTATACACCCACTGACAGTGAGTTAGCCAAAACAGAGGATCATACTTTTATAGTGGACTGGATAAGAGTGTATAAGCCAGTGGATAAAAATTAA